A window of Chrysoperla carnea chromosome 3, inChrCarn1.1, whole genome shotgun sequence genomic DNA:
gataaaaaagtataacttcaaacatattttctaacaaatagaCCTTTATTACGATACATTATTGTTTCGGGCAGACAGTAATAAGTTAGACAAAGAtgcaagatatttgttattcattttatcacataagTTTTTGACatactgtccgaaacaaaagatAATCACTTCTAAATGAAAAGATCTTTTTATAACGCTCTCCAAATTACCAAACtgttaaacaaaacaaagaacACTTATGTTACCAAAAATCATTCACTaactaatcattaaaatttgattttggcATAAAACGACATTATATTAATCAACAATGTCTGaaatttttccttataaaataaattctgtaaccacattctaataaatatattttgaaaatatgataattcttttcgaaaatagttatttattacTCTCTGTTCTCtcttttacttatttttgtgtattttaataaaaaatattttcgactacagaaaaatatgattgtttttaaaaattctttaaatttacatacattCTCTAAATGCAACATGAAGATAGtcttaataatatgaaatataacgtCTCGTTTATTCAAATGCTCGATCGTATTTATcgatcattattaatatttttcgtctttttaattaagaaaagcAATCACAATGACAGTTCATTCGATATTTATTCGATGAGCTAgattgaataatcgaaaattcttaatataattatttttctgattgaattttaaaactatttcaaatttgttcAATAATCGTCTCTTGCCCATGTGACCAAAAATATCTTGActtaattcatcaaaatttaatttttgtgattttggtTTCTGTTTACATAGTGAATTTCAACCCAATCAAGAACCGAAATTTTACTCCTCATAAAGTAGATTGAACCCCGAAAAAATTCCTACacttgcattttgttaaaaaatataaaatatcaacaaaaaaaataatttagctaagtttataaaaagttattattattcattagcTAGACCGATTTCGATTGCTCTCGTTTACAATTggtaatttgaatgaaaaaaaatttttttttttgttgacaaaaatggaaagatcatatataagttaaaaaacaaaactgtttttattttttcatgataattttaaagttacaggcagttataaaggaatttttcaaaagagaaacgaaaacgtccgacagaaaaaatattcgtaaaagatcgtgtaacgtcataatgttaataattgtatacagtgtatactattcacttaacattattacgtcataacgatgttttacgaacatttttttttgtcgggcgttttaaCTTATacatgatctttccatttttgtcaaaaaaatatttggttcaaaatcccaattggCGATTTAAAAAGGAGTTATCGACTTATAATCAAAAAACGTCTTCCGTCTAACTtttaaggacgtacattcatgggaactaaaaatttaaattattttaaatgatttaagaaaatatatacggttgtcgaattaatttcgttaagttttaagtttaaaaagtgacaaaaagcaatgtttatatatacatgtttatatatattgatagcTTAATTACcagttagtaattattatctaaatgttcagaatttcacaaaatttttcaattttttatttatttaaaattaacttagtGTTTCCCTTatacgcacatagcaaaacagggtggtaaatgaacgtccttaaaagcTTGAAAACTATTCATCTTATCATCAAATAAACCTTTTGGTGTTTTCTGGAATCCTTTAATTTACCTTTTTCAGTGAATTTCAATCAAAACGAGAATTAACAccgaaattgtttattttcgttTAGGTTGAATTCACTGGACAAAGTAAATTAAACGATTCCACAAAACACGAAAAAGTCGACTTAATGATAAGATGAATAGTTTTCAAGTCATAGTCTTTTAAAagacttgttttttctttatacttttttttattatctatttggATGAAACTCACTATATAAGATCTTTTGAACCCAAAAAAATTCGACACTAAACGTcatcaaatcttttttttatattttaagtctAATTTCATCTAATATAGACGgatgaaacatttttcaaatatttccgaATTTATACTAACCTTAAAATCATGTACGAACAAAAATAAGTCTTATTTGCTTTGGTattggtttaaaatatttagacggtatttaaattttgaaatagtttttaattcaagaattaaaaataaaattaaaaaacttgtaatgaaaaaatattttaagtgtaCAATATTCGATGAAACAattcaaaagtacaaaaaaatggatagtaatgattatttttttaacaattctatAAAACTAACGCTTGTACGATTAAAATTTCTCTTAACTGGTGCCATTTTTATGTGGATTACGCAcgattaattcaaaatatcgcCGTCTAATGAATcggtattattttttgaatgatttcgatatttctaaattttgaaatttaatcaaGGACATTTAGGACATTATTTTGATCACAATCCACACTTTCagaaacttatttataaatggaaaataattaaaaatcgaaaCATTTCTCAGTCATTTTTTCCTACCGAAAGAAGCatgcgaaaaaataaaaatattcttttcatTCTCACATGGTTACGTTACGTTAAAAAGAGGCTTGGTCGGCAGTGCCACAACTCACTCGTAATCCCCATGTGTTGCTAAACTTTAAGGTAGAATTCATTAACCTCTTTTAAAGTTTCGCTTtgattcactttcaaatttttagcaAAGCTCAATTCATCCAGTTTCACAAACTTAATAGGCAAAAAACTGGCCATATTATACCCACCTCCATTTTTTCCCGAAAATAAACATTACTATCGCATTTCTGCtttggaaaacaaaaaaatctgtttcattcgactgtaaaattataatttaagcgTTCCttcgttttcaaaaaaataggcCGATGATGATCAaatatgtaaaatgaaaaattactttttttctccaagaaataaaataaaaaataaaaaaacatattcttgtaactgttaatttttttttagtgtatattttaacagcttttttttttttaacaagtagAGTTAACTAGAATTATTGATGTCAAAGACCATCtactaaaacaaaattgattggTGATCGACACATTGGACATTCCGTCAATTGATTGGTACAATTTGTACAAAAACCtctgcaaaacaaaaaaaaaaaaattttaacgccAAATTTGTATTACAGTAGAAATCAGACTAAATATAACTAGGGTAATTTACCCAAAGATGGACATGTCCATGTACAGTGTGCAGcattaactaattaaaattttaaattattgttttttgtgatttaatagaacgaattaaaacaaattttattaaattcagatCAAATTACTTTGTGTGGAGGTAAATAGACCTAAAGTCGCCCAGATAGggtgttttaattttatggacaaataatataacaacatgGTTTTTACGCTACATTTTCTAGCTAGAGGCATAGTTTAATCAAGGATGCTAAATGGAGTTTTAATCTAATTCGAGTATTCTCGCAATTAAAGAGGTCGCaatgttgtgataatatttcggtaataaaatgtaatacgTACCGATGATTACATGGTGATAGCCGTACGGATGCTTTTTGATCAAAGCATAGCGTACATGAATCTTCGTTCACACTAAATCGTCGCAATTGTTCTAAGAAAACATGGCGTGGCACAACTCTCTTATCTTCAGCCTTTAAACTACAATTCTCATTGAATGTATTAAATTGTGTTGGCGGTGGAAATAAAAATGGTTCGGACCCAAAATTAAAACGACATTGTTGAAATGACATAAAACTTGCTGCAGCAAAAAATCCAGacctaaaattttaaacatgaaggttgtatacatattttacaCAATCATTGAAACGGAAAGTGTACCAAATGGAGCTAGGCTAACAATAAGATGATAACAATATTCACGAAATTTTATTAGaacaatatctcgaaaaatttaCGTCAAATTGTCAAGAGATCGTATTTTTTTGgagctaaatataaaattttatctagattaaaaatgattaaatgggattttttttttgtgtgatttactcagttaaattaaaaaattgcaacccgactttataattttgagtcaaaattaccttataatctgtgttttttcgaaattaaagacaataaaaatttttgcgatTTGTGCTTTTACCTACTTTTATTAAGTATCAAGACTGTGGGATCCTGATCTCGACATTTAACTCATCGGTAAATGATAGCGGAAAAACTAAGCACTTTAGATGAAAAGTCTCAGCCAAAATTGGTAggtttcaaaacaaattccATTCAggtcggataaaatttggctggGATATCAagcaaatctttttttttttaatttaatgacgtcatcaaaatccaaaaaatttaattttgctcgatcatattcaaattattaccAATTTTGACCACCAAAATATGTAatcataatattcaaatttgtagTCAAATTTAACCTAACCTCAATAGGATTCAAGAATGTGGGGTCCTGGTCTCGTCATTTGGCTCAACGGTAAATCTAGCGAGAAAGTAACATcataaatgaaaagtttgacccataattagtgaatttcaaaaaaattttcattcagatcagataaaatttgtgtgttatgacgtcataaaaataaaaaaaattaattttgaccaaagcaaagtatgtaatcctaccaAAGCAAAGTAAGTTtcggtcatacttttcaaatttgtggtcaaatttaatttgtgtGTTAATGTTGTTGTGCAAAACAGATTGATTATCGGAAATGTGGGTTCTTATTAAGAACGCTAGATAGAGTGTCtcttaactaaaaattttgcaataacgAAAAAATTCCGTACATTGCACTGGATTACAACTTACTTTGCATTATTAAAAACTTGTGTACATGGAGGTAAAGGAGaaccatttatataaaatatgacttgaaacatatttaaatcaAGCAAACATCCAAGAATGTCGCCTGGTTTCCAACATGGAAATTCTTGTGGTTCAGATTTTGCATTATGCCAAATAAGACGTCGACATCCATCATAAGCAATTGAATAAGCGTCATCTCCAATACCATACCCTTCCtgaaattcatagaaaatttacaaactgtaggaaataataaagtattctttttatttttaacttatttctaTAACGAGTGCGCATTgttatgaaaattatgaaaaaaacaacCGATTTCTGTATATgagttatttttattcaatatggcTAACTTCGACCTGTTTTTTTAAGCACAACATCAATCAAGTGGCCGCCTCTTTTGGGCAAAACAAAATGCCTCCTTTTTGCTGCGTTTTCCCTAACCTTTCCAATATCTGAGATCGTCTATAGTCTGAGGCTTGTTAGCGTACACTTTGCTTTTCAAATAACCTCACTAAAATAAGTCTGGAGGATTCAAAGTGGTTCCACTAACGCCAAAAGGCTGAGAGCGGTGACGACTCAATACTTTTGGATTCCTTGGTCGTTGATGAAAGGTATGAAGATCTGTCCCGAtctcaacaaaatttaataccaaAGAACGAATAGCGTTATCAGGCGGTGTCTGTTGCCATGATATATTCGACGAAATGCACTTTGAGTTAACACAACTGAACGACTATTTTTAATGTACTGCGTCACTATTTCGGCGTGAAGCGATTCATGATTAAAATTGTGCTgaattgatatttcaaaaacatgcCTAATCAACTCAATCGGTTAACAAATGTCAAAGTTATTCAATGTTTACATACCGGCATAAAATATGGCGCATTctatagaaacaaaataaacaaagtaatttttaaaataatacgtaCATGATTTAAGAAACTACTATTTTTTGTTGCCCATCCAATTTGCATAACACCTGGAGTTACAATTAGTGCTTCATAGTACCAAACACCTTCATCAGCTTGTGCTGTACATCGTACACTTTCAAATGAATAAGCATCGCAACGTGCCTCTAAGCCATCtggtgatatttttaaatattcactaACATCTGCTGTATTTAACATTGCATTTATGCATGCCATATCTACTAATTCGTATGAGTACTGACGTCCTTCtgttaaaactgtaaaaaaaacattaagatATATGAggttttactttctttttttgccatgtatatatgtaatatatatcaaggtatactaagtttagtcccaagtttgtaacgcttaaaaatactgatgctacgaacaaaattttggtattggtgttcataaaatctctttattaatccatttccgattgtctgtcaacacgaaactcaaaaacgaaaaaagatatcaagctgaaatatttacagcgtactcaggacgtaaaaggtgaggtcgagttcgtaggacccatcttgtaaaccgttagacatagaatacaaatttaaatgtaaaaaatgttctttataaaaaaaataaacaacttttgtttgaaacattttctcaggtaaattaatggtaaaataggtctaattttaaaattaaaataaattttcgcgtTTTATATCCTATACTTTTACTTATACCTACAATTCATACTTTTCTCATTCTCCATGAAGCAACAGGCCCCCCTCTTCGTCAGGCGACGCCCTTGCATAATAGACTAGGTTGCTTTGAGCTAAAAGAATTGTAAAAAGATACTTGTGTGAAGTTATCTTCCATTGAGCGTCTACTACAAGTAGAAAACTTCTCCGATAAAGATTTCGAAGTTAAGCAATATCCAGAGATTACCAAAACAAATTTGTCTGAGTCAAAATATCGTTACGAGGACACTTTGATCGCTTCTGGAAGTTAAGATGCCAAGGAGATAAGTTCTTTGTACGCTTTTAAATcggaatataattttcttactgTTAATTTACTTACAGAGATTATCAAGGCACCATTGAGCACAGAAACCAACTTGCCGTTTAACAAAATCAGTTACATCTCGCCATTTCTCAAGCAATATTAGAGGATTTGTTAGTTCTTGTTCTAAACGTCTTTTAATAGCTgctttattttcacttgtttgcgCAAATTTTTCCAATGATAtcattgaaaaaagaataacatGTGGATCCATTTCTTCATTctagacaaaaatttatataaaaatacttctgacaaatttttaaaaaccaaattacttaccaaatttgtaattaaataatctaATGTTCCTTCGGATAAAATCGCAATACTACTAGGTCCAGCTAATTTTTCAGCAATACATCCAAGAACAACACAAATATTTCGTTGTTTCCGTGGATTACTTTTACCACGTATTGCACTCTCTGTcgataaatcaaataattttgctACTTTTAATACAGAGTCTCTAGATGGTAACGGGCAATCATCTAACAATAATGTGATCACTGACGGTCCTAATGGATCCCACATCGGTATTACATTGACCATGGATGTGACTACTTGTATCCATCCTTCTTCGTTATCGGCAATTGTATGGATTTTATGCATAGATGGGGGT
This region includes:
- the LOC123296630 gene encoding RING finger and SPRY domain-containing protein 1-like; the encoded protein is MGACCCTEKVVDSDTYCPQTPTVRHVEPINQNMSAPRGLDSIFFHAPTVPRTTPDPATVDKLVLETLGVIGFLVDNEQEPPPSMHKIHTIADNEEGWIQVVTSMVNVIPMWDPLGPSVITLLLDDCPLPSRDSVLKVAKLFDLSTESAIRGKSNPRKQRNICVVLGCIAEKLAGPSSIAILSEGTLDYLITNLNEEMDPHVILFSMISLEKFAQTSENKAAIKRRLEQELTNPLILLEKWRDVTDFVKRQVGFCAQWCLDNLFLTEGRQYSYELVDMACINAMLNTADVSEYLKISPDGLEARCDAYSFESVRCTAQADEGVWYYEALIVTPGVMQIGWATKNSSFLNHEGYGIGDDAYSIAYDGCRRLIWHNAKSEPQEFPCWKPGDILGCLLDLNMFQVIFYINGSPLPPCTQVFNNAKSGFFAAASFMSFQQCRFNFGSEPFLFPPPTQFNTFNENCSLKAEDKRVVPRHVFLEQLRRFSVNEDSCTLCFDQKASVRLSPCNHRGFCTNCTNQLTECPMCRSPINFVLVDGL